From one Streptomyces chromofuscus genomic stretch:
- a CDS encoding VOC family protein, with the protein MALPGVTRLDHIGFTVPDLEQAHAWLVDVLGCEYLYAIGPLSSADDWMSVHLGVDARTVLRQLRFYRCGDQAVFEVFEYQAAGQRTVGPRNSDVGGHHVALYVEDLDEAVSWLRARGIPVLGDPTVSAGPSEGQRWVYFRSPWGMYFELVSYPDGKAYDRDPSTFQR; encoded by the coding sequence ATGGCTCTTCCCGGTGTCACCCGCCTGGACCACATCGGCTTCACGGTGCCGGACCTGGAGCAGGCGCACGCCTGGCTCGTGGACGTCCTGGGCTGTGAGTACCTGTACGCGATCGGACCGTTGAGCTCGGCGGACGACTGGATGTCCGTGCACCTGGGTGTGGACGCGCGGACGGTGCTGCGCCAACTGCGCTTCTACCGGTGCGGAGACCAAGCCGTGTTCGAAGTTTTCGAGTACCAGGCGGCCGGGCAACGGACGGTCGGACCGCGCAACAGCGACGTCGGCGGTCACCATGTGGCGCTTTACGTCGAGGACCTGGACGAGGCCGTGTCATGGCTGAGGGCGAGGGGCATACCCGTCCTGGGTGATCCGACCGTGAGTGCCGGCCCGTCCGAGGGGCAGCGGTGGGTCTACTTCCGCTCGCCGTGGGGGATGTACTTCGAGCTGGTGTCCTATCCTGACGGCAAGGCCTACGACCGCGACCCGTCGACGTTCCAGAGGTGA
- a CDS encoding alpha-ketoacid dehydrogenase subunit alpha/beta yields the protein MPAEHPLEAQAAWSEFIATQDDWDTADPDLLTGMFSQLVLIRAFEEYVLELAAQGLIHGPAHSSIGQEGGAVGACFALTSQDTVNGSHRGHHQFLAKALAHLHPKGIDPTKPFPQDVRALLLRTLREICGLDRGFSHGRGGSMHLQWHEAGAIGTNAIVGGGVPLAAGSAWAHRRAGTDAVTFTFFGDGAINIGSTLESLNLAAAWSLPLCFFVENNLYAVSTHVSEVTAEPRLSGRGPGFGIRSWKVDGMDPLAVYLVTQQALAHMRGGKGPAMIEADVYRYFHQNGPFPGSAFKYRTKEEEARWRARDPIDTTARHLVRRRIVTKKAAAEAIDRAKTLMSELGDVLLEPRPGGKPGERRIVPSEWPDPAFVDEGVRGDLAELSGIEFTDTEDYADALTEVKFIGAVAGVLGRCLETDPRVVVMGEDVHKLNGGTNGATRGLSEAFPDRVIGTPISENAFAGLGGGLALDGRYRPIVEFMYADFMWVAADQLFNQIGKARHMFGGEGKVPFVLRSKVAMGTGYGSQHSMDPAGIFATAPGWRIVAPSTPFDYVGLMNTALACDDPVVVLEHVDLYNSTGPGLPDDYNHFLPVGKAAVRREGAALTILAYLAMTPAVLAAVEQTGVDAEVIDLRWLDRASLDWDTITRSVMKTNNVLIAEQGALGTSYGGWLADEIQRRLFDWLDAPVERVTGGEASPSISKVLERAAFASTEEVVTKLREITGERNDG from the coding sequence TTGCCTGCCGAACACCCACTCGAAGCCCAAGCCGCGTGGTCGGAGTTCATCGCCACCCAGGACGACTGGGACACCGCGGACCCCGACCTCCTGACGGGCATGTTCAGCCAGCTGGTGCTGATCCGGGCCTTCGAGGAGTACGTCCTCGAACTCGCCGCGCAAGGGCTCATCCACGGCCCCGCGCACTCCAGCATCGGCCAGGAAGGCGGCGCCGTCGGTGCGTGCTTCGCCCTGACCTCGCAGGACACCGTCAACGGATCCCATCGCGGCCATCACCAGTTCCTCGCCAAGGCGCTGGCCCATCTGCACCCCAAGGGCATCGACCCGACCAAGCCGTTCCCGCAGGACGTGCGGGCCCTGCTCCTGCGCACCTTGCGCGAGATCTGCGGACTCGACCGGGGTTTCAGCCACGGTCGCGGCGGCAGCATGCACCTTCAGTGGCACGAGGCGGGCGCCATCGGAACCAACGCCATCGTCGGCGGCGGGGTCCCGCTCGCGGCCGGATCGGCCTGGGCACACCGGAGGGCCGGCACCGACGCGGTGACCTTCACCTTCTTCGGGGACGGCGCGATCAACATCGGGTCCACGCTGGAAAGCCTCAACCTCGCGGCGGCGTGGTCGCTCCCCCTGTGCTTCTTCGTCGAGAACAACCTGTACGCCGTCTCCACCCACGTGTCCGAAGTGACCGCCGAGCCACGGCTGTCCGGCCGTGGCCCCGGCTTCGGCATCCGGAGCTGGAAGGTCGACGGCATGGATCCCCTGGCCGTGTACCTCGTGACACAGCAGGCCCTCGCACACATGCGCGGCGGCAAGGGCCCGGCGATGATCGAGGCCGACGTGTACCGCTACTTCCACCAGAACGGGCCCTTCCCCGGCTCGGCCTTCAAGTACCGCACCAAGGAAGAGGAAGCGCGGTGGCGCGCCCGCGATCCGATCGACACCACGGCACGACACCTGGTGCGGCGCAGGATCGTCACCAAGAAGGCTGCCGCGGAGGCGATCGACCGAGCCAAGACCCTGATGTCCGAGCTCGGCGACGTCCTGCTGGAACCGCGCCCGGGCGGCAAGCCGGGCGAGCGGCGCATCGTGCCCTCGGAGTGGCCGGACCCGGCGTTCGTCGACGAAGGCGTCCGGGGCGACCTCGCCGAACTGTCCGGGATCGAGTTCACCGACACGGAGGACTACGCCGACGCGCTGACCGAGGTGAAGTTCATCGGTGCGGTCGCCGGTGTGCTGGGACGCTGTCTGGAGACCGATCCCCGCGTCGTGGTGATGGGCGAGGACGTGCACAAGCTCAACGGCGGAACCAACGGCGCGACCCGCGGCCTGAGCGAGGCGTTCCCCGATCGGGTGATCGGGACGCCCATCTCCGAGAACGCGTTCGCCGGCCTCGGCGGCGGACTGGCTCTGGACGGCCGGTACCGCCCGATCGTCGAGTTCATGTACGCCGACTTCATGTGGGTGGCGGCGGACCAGCTGTTCAACCAGATCGGCAAGGCCCGCCACATGTTCGGCGGCGAGGGCAAAGTGCCGTTCGTCCTGCGCAGCAAGGTCGCCATGGGCACCGGCTACGGATCGCAGCACTCGATGGACCCGGCCGGCATCTTCGCGACCGCGCCCGGCTGGCGCATCGTCGCACCCTCGACGCCGTTCGACTACGTCGGCCTGATGAACACAGCATTGGCCTGCGACGACCCGGTCGTGGTCCTGGAGCACGTGGACCTGTACAACTCCACCGGTCCCGGACTGCCGGACGACTACAACCACTTCCTACCCGTCGGCAAGGCCGCGGTACGCCGAGAGGGAGCGGCCCTGACCATCCTCGCCTATCTGGCGATGACACCGGCCGTACTGGCCGCCGTCGAGCAGACGGGTGTGGACGCCGAGGTCATCGACCTGCGCTGGCTGGACCGGGCCAGTCTGGACTGGGACACGATCACCCGATCGGTGATGAAGACCAACAACGTGCTGATCGCCGAACAGGGAGCGCTCGGCACCTCCTACGGCGGCTGGCTCGCGGACGAGATCCAGCGCCGCCTGTTCGACTGGCTCGACGCCCCCGTCGAGCGGGTGACGGGGGGCGAGGCGTCGCCGAGCATCAGCAAGGTGCTGGAGCGCGCCGCGTTCGCCTCCACGGAGGAAGTCGTCACCAAGCTCCGCGAGATCACCGGGGAGCGCAACGATGGCTGA
- a CDS encoding GntR family transcriptional regulator has protein sequence MSPAHARDPRGSDSVRSQRIAGILRDEILAGELTPGTWLRQDELAARLGASRIPVREALRILESEGLAESFPNRGARVPVLSLDDVHTYYRMRERLEPLTLTESLTRLTDQHLARLERIQDEIENQSDINRFLVLDRDFHMTSYSGCPSGHLLAMTERLWNSTQHYRRAFMVLADPDRAAIVNAEHRLILDAVRRRDAEDCERYLTGHIRRTRVELTAHPELFVDGEGASGRSGTS, from the coding sequence TTGAGTCCTGCGCACGCCCGTGATCCGCGAGGATCGGACAGCGTCAGGAGTCAGCGCATCGCGGGCATCCTCCGCGACGAGATCCTCGCCGGCGAACTGACGCCCGGCACATGGCTGCGCCAGGACGAGCTGGCCGCGCGCCTCGGCGCGAGCCGTATCCCGGTCCGCGAGGCGCTGAGGATCCTGGAGTCCGAAGGGCTCGCCGAGTCGTTCCCCAACCGGGGCGCGCGGGTCCCCGTGCTCAGTCTCGACGACGTCCACACGTACTACCGGATGCGCGAGCGACTCGAGCCGCTGACCCTTACGGAGAGCCTGACTCGTCTCACCGACCAGCACCTCGCTCGCCTCGAGCGCATCCAGGACGAGATCGAGAACCAGAGCGACATCAATCGGTTCCTCGTCCTCGACCGTGACTTCCACATGACCAGCTACTCGGGCTGCCCCAGCGGTCACCTGCTGGCCATGACGGAGCGGCTCTGGAACTCCACCCAGCACTACCGCCGTGCGTTCATGGTCCTCGCGGACCCCGACCGGGCGGCGATCGTCAACGCCGAACACCGGCTGATCCTCGACGCCGTACGGCGTCGCGATGCCGAGGACTGCGAGCGCTACCTCACCGGACACATCCGCCGTACCAGGGTCGAACTCACCGCCCACCCCGAACTCTTCGTCGACGGCGAGGGCGCGAGCGGGAGGAGTGGCACCTCCTGA
- a CDS encoding NADP-dependent succinic semialdehyde dehydrogenase, with amino-acid sequence MPIATVNPATGELIEEFAALTKEQIDQRLTRAEAAAVTLRATDFGTRARWMRAAADLVEAEAAHTARRLTVEMGKPIVQARAEVLKCAHAMRFYADNAESLLADQALADPRTVNASVAYTAYQPLGVVLAVMPWNYPMWQVIRFAAPALMAGNVGLLKHASNVPQTAMYLDTLFERAGFPAGSFQTLLVGAADVEAVLRDRRVAAVTLTGSEPAGRSVAAVAGSEVKKVVLELGGSDPFVVLPSADVHAAARTAVSARTMNNGQSCIAAKRFIVHTEVYEAFVEAFVAGTKALTVGDPLDEGTDVGPIATESGRRELVDLVDDAVAKGAVLRCGGSAAGTRGWFFEPAVLEEVTPAMRVYREEAFGPLAVMHRVDDIEQAVTLANDTAFGLSSSVWTTDPDEERLLISRIDAGAVFVNGMSVSYPELPFGGVKASGVGRELAAEGIREFCNLKTIWKN; translated from the coding sequence ATGCCCATCGCCACCGTCAATCCCGCGACCGGCGAGCTCATCGAGGAGTTCGCCGCTCTCACGAAGGAACAGATCGACCAGCGACTGACACGAGCAGAGGCCGCGGCCGTCACGCTGCGGGCCACCGACTTCGGCACCCGTGCCCGGTGGATGCGAGCGGCCGCGGATCTCGTGGAGGCCGAAGCGGCCCACACGGCGCGAAGGCTCACCGTCGAGATGGGCAAGCCGATCGTGCAGGCCCGCGCCGAGGTTCTCAAGTGCGCGCACGCGATGCGCTTCTACGCCGACAACGCCGAGAGCCTGTTGGCCGACCAGGCACTCGCCGACCCGAGGACGGTCAACGCGTCCGTCGCCTACACCGCCTACCAGCCCCTTGGCGTCGTCCTCGCCGTGATGCCGTGGAACTACCCGATGTGGCAGGTGATCCGGTTCGCCGCGCCCGCGCTGATGGCCGGAAACGTCGGTCTGCTCAAGCACGCCTCGAACGTGCCGCAGACGGCGATGTACCTGGACACGCTCTTCGAGCGAGCGGGCTTCCCCGCCGGGTCGTTCCAGACCCTCCTCGTCGGAGCGGCCGACGTCGAAGCGGTTCTCCGCGACCGTCGCGTGGCCGCCGTGACACTGACGGGTTCCGAACCGGCAGGCCGTTCCGTCGCCGCGGTCGCCGGCTCCGAGGTGAAGAAGGTCGTGCTGGAGCTCGGCGGATCCGATCCGTTCGTCGTGCTGCCGTCCGCCGATGTGCACGCGGCCGCCCGCACCGCGGTGTCCGCTCGCACGATGAACAACGGCCAGTCCTGCATCGCGGCCAAACGCTTCATCGTCCACACGGAGGTCTACGAGGCGTTCGTCGAGGCGTTCGTCGCGGGCACGAAGGCCCTGACCGTCGGTGACCCGCTCGACGAGGGCACCGACGTAGGGCCGATCGCGACGGAGTCCGGCCGGCGTGAACTCGTCGACCTGGTCGACGACGCCGTCGCCAAGGGCGCTGTTCTGCGGTGCGGCGGTTCGGCCGCGGGCACGCGGGGGTGGTTCTTCGAGCCGGCGGTGCTGGAGGAGGTGACGCCCGCCATGCGGGTGTACCGGGAGGAGGCGTTCGGGCCGCTGGCGGTGATGCACCGGGTCGACGACATCGAGCAGGCTGTGACGCTCGCCAACGACACGGCCTTCGGCCTCAGTTCGTCGGTGTGGACCACCGACCCGGACGAGGAACGGCTGCTGATCAGCCGCATCGACGCCGGTGCCGTCTTCGTCAACGGCATGAGCGTCTCCTACCCCGAACTGCCCTTCGGCGGCGTGAAGGCCTCCGGCGTCGGCCGCGAGCTCGCCGCGGAAGGCATCCGGGAGTTCTGCAACCTCAAGACCATCTGGAAGAACTGA